In the genome of Salinispirillum sp. LH 10-3-1, one region contains:
- a CDS encoding NADH:ubiquinone reductase (Na(+)-transporting) subunit D, whose translation MSPKAKKALLNPLFNENPIGLQMLGICSALAVTTSMNVALVMCIALTTVCAFSNLFIAVIRSQIPSSIRIIVQMTIIASLVIVVDQILKAVAYDISKQLSVFVGLIITNCIVMGRAEAYAMQNPPGLAFLDGIGNGLGYSVVLILVAFFRELFGAGKLFGLEVLPLASEGGWYVANGMMLLPPSAFFIIGFLIWVLREWKSDQVEESEFKIKPNMNKEAL comes from the coding sequence ATGTCACCTAAAGCAAAAAAGGCGTTGTTGAACCCGTTGTTCAACGAAAACCCCATCGGCTTGCAGATGCTGGGCATCTGTTCTGCCTTGGCGGTAACGACCAGCATGAATGTGGCCTTGGTTATGTGTATCGCACTGACCACAGTGTGTGCGTTTTCCAACCTGTTTATTGCGGTCATCCGCAGTCAGATACCTTCAAGTATCCGTATCATCGTGCAGATGACCATCATTGCCTCCTTGGTTATCGTGGTAGACCAGATCCTGAAAGCCGTGGCTTATGATATTTCTAAGCAATTGTCGGTGTTCGTGGGTTTGATCATCACCAACTGTATCGTTATGGGTCGGGCGGAAGCCTACGCCATGCAAAACCCTCCGGGTTTGGCGTTCCTTGACGGTATCGGCAATGGCTTAGGCTATTCCGTGGTTTTGATCCTGGTGGCGTTTTTCCGCGAATTGTTCGGTGCCGGAAAATTGTTTGGTCTGGAAGTCCTGCCGTTAGCCTCTGAAGGCGGCTGGTACGTGGCAAACGGTATGATGCTGTTGCCGCCGAGCGCGTTCTTTATCATTGGTTTCTTAATTTGGGTGCTGCGTGAGTGGAAGTCAGATCAAGTTGAAGAGTCTGAGTTCAAGATCAAGCCCAACATGAACAAGGAGGCCCTGTAA
- a CDS encoding LysM peptidoglycan-binding domain-containing protein, whose protein sequence is MQHIIRTFLTLFLAFTITACQVFGPDSTQSSLDTADALEIMQIDGPITPTPERTHLSPLPDYAEDHILEDMALLFPQEFNTEEAFAWPRQLAAYERDLWHEMRSRFVMDLTVEDPRIDAEIRWYSRNQGYFDRVSHRARRYLPYVYEQVLESGIPMEMALLPVIESAYDPFAYSHGRASGMWQFIPGTGTYYGLKQDWWYDGRRDVLASTDAAITFLQDLGRQFNGDWELALAAYNSGAGTVRRAQRINRERGLPTTFWHLGLPAETRAYVPKMVALARIVSDPAAYGLTLPVMSTEPYFDVVEIDGQIDLAQAARLADISLDELYLLNPGYNQWATHPDGPHYLLIPVESADLMRQELAYLPPDQRVNWTRYRIQSGDSLITIARAHQTTVDVLRDVNNLRSNVIRAGDHLLIPTASASNTAYRLSADQRLDRRQNQQPGNGLERVDHVVQPGDSFWDLSRKYNVNMRQLAQWNGKAPTDPIIVGQTLVIWTTPDRAAQAGPNQRSVIRRVGYTVRSGDSLHRIADRFNVSVNQIRQWNPDAASRQYLQPGQSLTLYVDVTNGQ, encoded by the coding sequence ATGCAACATATAATTAGAACCTTCCTAACACTCTTCTTGGCCTTCACCATCACAGCTTGTCAGGTATTTGGCCCCGACTCTACGCAAAGCAGCCTAGACACCGCAGATGCTCTGGAAATCATGCAGATCGACGGACCGATCACTCCAACTCCTGAACGCACCCATTTATCGCCCCTACCGGATTACGCCGAAGATCATATTCTTGAAGACATGGCCTTATTGTTTCCACAGGAGTTTAACACCGAAGAAGCCTTTGCCTGGCCACGCCAACTTGCCGCTTACGAACGGGACCTGTGGCATGAAATGCGCTCACGCTTTGTTATGGACTTAACGGTAGAAGACCCGCGCATTGACGCAGAGATACGCTGGTACAGCCGTAATCAAGGCTACTTTGACCGCGTATCCCATCGAGCTCGCCGCTATTTACCCTACGTCTACGAACAGGTTCTCGAATCTGGCATCCCCATGGAGATGGCTCTGCTCCCAGTCATCGAAAGCGCTTACGACCCCTTTGCCTATTCGCACGGTAGAGCCTCTGGCATGTGGCAGTTTATTCCCGGCACAGGCACTTACTACGGATTAAAGCAGGACTGGTGGTATGACGGTCGCCGTGATGTTTTGGCATCAACGGACGCGGCCATCACCTTTTTACAGGACCTCGGCCGCCAGTTTAATGGCGACTGGGAACTGGCACTCGCGGCATACAATTCGGGCGCTGGCACGGTGCGGCGTGCCCAGCGTATAAACCGGGAGCGTGGACTGCCGACCACTTTCTGGCATCTCGGCTTGCCCGCAGAGACACGCGCCTATGTCCCCAAGATGGTCGCATTGGCCCGCATTGTGTCAGACCCTGCCGCATACGGTTTGACGCTTCCGGTCATGAGTACTGAACCGTATTTCGACGTGGTAGAAATTGACGGTCAGATAGACTTAGCTCAGGCCGCACGCTTAGCCGACATCAGTTTGGACGAGCTCTATTTATTGAACCCCGGTTATAATCAGTGGGCTACTCACCCTGATGGCCCGCACTACTTGCTAATACCGGTGGAATCAGCTGATTTGATGCGCCAAGAGCTGGCCTATTTGCCACCCGACCAACGCGTGAACTGGACCCGCTACCGCATCCAATCGGGCGACTCACTCATCACCATCGCTCGCGCGCATCAAACGACGGTTGATGTACTGCGTGACGTCAATAACCTGCGCTCCAATGTCATTCGCGCTGGCGACCACTTATTGATCCCCACCGCGTCGGCATCCAACACTGCATACCGCTTGAGCGCTGACCAGCGCCTGGATCGACGCCAGAACCAACAGCCCGGCAACGGCTTAGAGCGTGTGGATCATGTCGTACAACCGGGCGATTCCTTCTGGGACTTATCACGGAAGTACAATGTGAACATGCGTCAATTGGCCCAATGGAACGGCAAGGCACCAACAGATCCTATTATCGTGGGTCAAACTTTGGTGATCTGGACCACGCCGGACCGCGCTGCGCAAGCCGGGCCGAACCAGCGCTCGGTAATTCGCCGTGTTGGGTATACGGTACGCAGTGGCGATTCGTTGCACCGCATTGCGGACCGTTTCAACGTCTCAGTGAATCAAATTCGTCAATGGAATCCCGATGCAGCCAGTCGGCAGTATCTGCAACCCGGTCAGTCGTTGACCCTGTACGTCGATGTGACCAACGGACAATAA
- the sthA gene encoding Si-specific NAD(P)(+) transhydrogenase: protein MAKHQFDVIVIGTGPAGESAAMNAAKKGKSVAIVDRRADVGGNCTHQGTIPSKALRHAVDALMKFNRTSLFRAISDPKVLDYQTMLNSARGVIRKQVEMRARFYARNHISVFHGDASFVDSNTVLLKEGEHANELLHGENIVIATGSRPYRPPEVDFDHPRMHDSDTILTMTETPKRIVIYGAGVIGCEYASIFSGLGVKVDLVNPGSRLLAFMDDEISDALSYHMRNHGVLIRHNETFKSVKGFEDHIELTLESGKVLKAEAFMWANGRAGNTETLNLSAIGLEANSRGQLEVDKEYRTSVENIFAVGDVIGWPSLASAAYDQGRSASGAILDDFTATFFSDIPTGIYTIPEISSVGKNERELTEARVPYEVGKAYFKDTARAQITGEDTGVLKILFHRETLELLGIHCFGEQAAEILHIGQAIMVQKNGGNTLEYFVSHTFNYPTMAEAYRVAALNGLNRLDD, encoded by the coding sequence ATGGCAAAACACCAATTCGATGTGATTGTAATAGGGACTGGTCCTGCAGGCGAAAGTGCTGCAATGAATGCAGCCAAGAAGGGCAAGAGCGTTGCTATTGTTGATCGCCGTGCTGATGTGGGCGGCAATTGCACGCATCAAGGAACCATTCCGTCGAAAGCCCTGCGCCATGCCGTCGATGCCTTGATGAAGTTCAACCGAACGAGTTTGTTTCGCGCCATCTCTGACCCCAAGGTGCTGGATTACCAGACCATGCTCAACAGCGCGCGCGGTGTTATCCGCAAGCAGGTTGAGATGCGGGCGCGTTTTTATGCGCGCAATCATATTTCCGTTTTTCATGGCGATGCCAGTTTCGTAGACAGCAATACGGTGCTGCTGAAAGAAGGTGAGCACGCCAATGAACTGTTGCACGGTGAGAATATTGTCATCGCTACCGGCTCACGGCCTTATCGTCCGCCGGAAGTGGATTTTGACCATCCGCGGATGCATGACAGCGACACCATTCTCACAATGACAGAAACGCCTAAGCGCATCGTTATCTATGGTGCGGGGGTCATTGGTTGTGAATACGCCTCGATATTTAGCGGGCTGGGCGTCAAGGTGGACTTGGTGAACCCAGGTTCTCGGCTGCTGGCCTTTATGGATGACGAAATCTCTGACGCACTCAGCTACCACATGCGCAATCACGGTGTGCTGATTCGCCACAACGAAACCTTTAAAAGTGTGAAGGGCTTTGAGGATCATATCGAACTGACGCTGGAGAGCGGCAAGGTATTGAAGGCTGAAGCCTTTATGTGGGCCAATGGCCGGGCGGGTAACACCGAGACATTGAATCTGAGTGCCATCGGCCTTGAAGCGAACTCACGCGGTCAACTTGAAGTCGATAAGGAATACCGGACGTCAGTTGAAAATATTTTTGCCGTTGGCGATGTCATCGGTTGGCCCAGTCTGGCCAGTGCAGCTTACGATCAGGGGCGCAGCGCATCGGGGGCCATTCTTGATGACTTTACCGCGACCTTCTTCTCCGATATTCCTACGGGTATCTATACCATTCCGGAAATCAGCTCAGTGGGTAAGAACGAGCGCGAGTTGACCGAAGCAAGGGTTCCTTACGAAGTCGGTAAGGCGTACTTCAAAGACACGGCACGGGCGCAAATTACTGGCGAAGACACCGGCGTTTTGAAAATTCTCTTTCATCGGGAAACCTTGGAGTTGCTAGGCATTCACTGTTTCGGTGAGCAAGCCGCGGAGATCCTGCACATCGGGCAGGCCATCATGGTGCAGAAAAATGGCGGCAATACGCTGGAGTACTTTGTGAGCCATACCTTCAACTACCCAACCATGGCCGAAGCCTATCGGGTGGCGGCGTTGAACGGTCTTAATCGTCTCGACGATTGA
- the sohB gene encoding protease SohB, with protein sequence MWADYLIFLLKTVTIVVAIGSVVILVVGAATRHRDDDDKGHIKVEDLSKKLDRVRQRLEEAMATDHKLLKKQRKAEKKAEKQEAKVRAKSDQDSANAKPTAWVVDFKGDMSASQVKSLAETVTAIVTIAQPGETVLIRLESPGGVVHGYGLAASQLARLKQHGLKLEIVVDKVAASGGYMMAALADRIIAAPFAVVGSIGVVAQLPNIHRFLKKNDIDVELHTAGEFKRTLTMIGENTDAGRAKFKEDLENTHRLFKEHVAKARPSLDIDAVANGEFWYGSDAVENGLVDEISTSDDVILKLHDAHRVMKVSFETPKPLAKRLSIGVMAMFDDVLARLSSRHTPYF encoded by the coding sequence ATGTGGGCTGATTATCTGATATTCCTGTTAAAAACCGTCACAATTGTTGTGGCTATAGGCTCTGTTGTAATTCTTGTTGTGGGTGCGGCAACACGCCATAGAGATGATGACGACAAAGGTCACATCAAAGTAGAAGATCTCAGTAAGAAGCTGGATCGCGTGCGTCAGCGTTTAGAGGAGGCGATGGCAACCGATCATAAGCTGCTAAAGAAACAACGCAAAGCGGAAAAGAAAGCTGAGAAGCAGGAAGCAAAAGTGCGTGCCAAGTCAGACCAGGATTCGGCGAACGCCAAGCCGACGGCCTGGGTGGTGGATTTCAAAGGCGACATGAGCGCGTCTCAAGTTAAGTCGTTGGCTGAAACGGTAACCGCCATTGTTACCATTGCGCAGCCAGGAGAAACCGTCCTGATACGACTGGAAAGCCCCGGAGGGGTTGTTCATGGCTATGGTTTGGCAGCCTCTCAATTGGCGCGCCTGAAACAGCATGGTTTAAAGCTGGAAATTGTCGTCGATAAGGTGGCCGCTAGCGGCGGGTACATGATGGCGGCGCTGGCTGATCGTATCATTGCCGCACCGTTTGCCGTGGTCGGTTCCATTGGTGTGGTGGCACAGCTGCCGAACATTCATCGTTTTTTGAAGAAGAACGACATTGATGTTGAGCTGCATACGGCCGGCGAGTTCAAACGCACCTTGACCATGATTGGCGAGAATACCGACGCTGGGCGCGCCAAATTCAAAGAAGACTTGGAGAACACACACCGCTTGTTTAAAGAACATGTCGCTAAGGCACGGCCAAGTCTAGATATTGATGCCGTCGCAAATGGTGAGTTCTGGTACGGTAGTGACGCGGTAGAGAATGGGCTGGTGGATGAGATCAGTACCAGTGACGATGTGATTCTGAAGTTACATGATGCTCACCGCGTTATGAAAGTCAGTTTCGAGACACCGAAGCCGCTGGCCAAACGCTTGTCTATTGGCGTCATGGCTATGTTTGACGATGTATTGGCTCGCTTGTCATCACGCCATACACCGTATTTCTGA
- a CDS encoding DNA replication terminus site-binding protein yields MPRELTYLFDDWLVVTQQLNLRIRSEVPQSWMWGTNHLNETIKRLCYALSDIWYLDGQDGRATRNHIGVVKVTPSTLELVQRTNDLRQRFHLHLLNLKKQQPGLWPETSARLAKRAQAVQGSLEREGLVRLHLKQFSRTVPILHTLPTRIAFNWYSSGRSIKRLSKAEVLQKLEKLGADKTHIRIQYQKVAQLPDAEALAQVQTQAPLIRANVRYETGEREAFNVAMPIFIPTEGGHAFPDIIAPPDAPPTERSRATRSDQKLEDHPFVPSLRVYRYR; encoded by the coding sequence ATGCCACGAGAGCTAACCTACCTTTTTGATGACTGGTTAGTAGTCACTCAGCAACTGAATTTGCGGATTCGCTCTGAAGTGCCACAAAGCTGGATGTGGGGCACCAACCACCTCAATGAGACCATCAAACGGTTGTGCTATGCCTTGTCCGACATCTGGTATTTGGATGGCCAGGATGGCCGAGCGACACGCAATCATATCGGTGTGGTGAAGGTAACACCCAGCACCCTAGAGTTGGTGCAACGCACTAATGACCTGCGCCAACGCTTTCATCTGCACTTGCTGAACCTTAAAAAACAGCAACCAGGCTTGTGGCCGGAAACCTCGGCGCGCCTAGCCAAACGTGCACAGGCCGTACAGGGCTCCTTGGAACGCGAAGGTCTGGTTCGATTGCATCTAAAGCAATTCAGTCGCACCGTGCCGATCCTGCATACCTTGCCCACTAGGATAGCGTTCAACTGGTATAGCAGTGGACGCAGCATTAAGCGGTTGAGTAAGGCAGAGGTGTTACAGAAGCTTGAGAAGTTGGGCGCCGATAAGACACATATCCGCATTCAATACCAAAAGGTTGCACAATTACCGGATGCTGAAGCACTTGCACAGGTACAAACCCAAGCACCCTTGATCCGTGCCAACGTGCGCTACGAAACCGGCGAGCGAGAAGCCTTTAACGTTGCTATGCCGATCTTCATTCCCACCGAAGGCGGCCATGCCTTTCCGGACATCATTGCGCCACCCGATGCTCCGCCAACCGAGCGCAGCCGGGCTACGCGGAGTGATCAAAAGCTGGAGGATCACCCCTTTGTGCCTAGCTTACGAGTGTACCGCTACCGCTGA
- the nqrE gene encoding NADH:ubiquinone reductase (Na(+)-transporting) subunit E produces MEALISLFIKAIFVENMALAFFLGMCTFIAISKKVDAAIGLGIAVIVVQLITVPVNNLIFNGVLREGALAWISPDLASVDLSFLGYLTYIGVIAAIVQIIEMFLDKYVPALYNALGVFLPLITVNCAILGASLFMVERDYSFSESVVYGVGAGVGWALAIAALAGIREKMKYSDVPKGLRGLGITFITVGLMSLGFMSFSGVQL; encoded by the coding sequence ATGGAAGCCTTAATCAGTCTGTTTATCAAAGCCATATTCGTTGAGAACATGGCACTGGCCTTCTTCTTGGGCATGTGTACGTTCATCGCTATCTCTAAGAAGGTAGATGCTGCTATTGGCTTGGGTATTGCCGTTATCGTTGTTCAGTTGATCACTGTACCAGTGAACAACCTGATCTTTAACGGTGTGTTGCGTGAGGGCGCATTGGCGTGGATCAGTCCTGATCTGGCCAGTGTTGACCTGAGCTTCCTGGGTTACCTGACGTACATCGGCGTTATCGCGGCCATCGTACAGATCATCGAGATGTTCCTCGATAAGTACGTACCGGCGTTGTACAACGCGCTGGGTGTGTTCTTGCCGTTGATTACCGTGAACTGTGCCATCTTGGGTGCATCATTGTTCATGGTTGAGCGCGACTACAGCTTCTCTGAGTCTGTGGTGTATGGTGTGGGTGCTGGTGTGGGCTGGGCTTTAGCCATTGCTGCATTGGCCGGTATCCGCGAAAAGATGAAGTACAGTGACGTACCAAAGGGTCTGCGTGGTTTGGGTATTACCTTTATCACGGTAGGTCTGATGTCTCTGGGCTTTATGTCATTCTCTGGCGTACAGCTGTAA
- the nqrM gene encoding (Na+)-NQR maturation NqrM: MTLFITVFVFMLLVVMAMAVGVIFGRKPIAGSCGGLAAVGIEGKCEICGGDPEKCDADDEIKGAQSEFYDATKK; the protein is encoded by the coding sequence ATGACACTGTTTATAACCGTTTTCGTTTTTATGCTGTTGGTGGTAATGGCCATGGCAGTGGGTGTGATCTTTGGACGTAAGCCTATTGCGGGTAGTTGCGGTGGCTTGGCGGCTGTCGGTATTGAGGGCAAGTGCGAGATCTGTGGCGGCGACCCGGAGAAATGTGACGCTGACGACGAAATAAAGGGCGCACAGAGCGAGTTTTACGACGCGACCAAAAAATAG
- a CDS encoding FAD:protein FMN transferase — translation MRQYLFVPLLLIALTVLVGCDRGTITEPVRLSGSTMGTSYSVIVYAPASERLRIEIGVQRQLARVVDTMSTYEPRSDISLFNQAPVDTWVSVSADVATVVAAALDVAEKSRGAFEPTILPLVNIWGFGPLDRPEEVPTEVELAQAMDLLGWEAVEVRMDPPALRKTAPRELDLSAIAKGYGADVVAEYLRSLGYNSFLVELGGDMRISGAKPDGSPWRVGIETPEEGIARSAYRVLEFFDDAALVTSGDYRNYFEVDGVRYSHTIDPRTGYPVRHNMVSVSVMAENAMLADAWATALVSVGPEQARVLADTYGLSIYLIERVAGEFVEYMTGEFTRLMSAGE, via the coding sequence ATGCGCCAATACCTATTTGTTCCACTGCTGCTGATTGCACTGACGGTGCTCGTCGGTTGTGATCGCGGGACTATTACGGAACCCGTTCGCTTGTCCGGCAGCACCATGGGAACGTCGTACTCCGTTATTGTATATGCACCTGCCAGTGAAAGATTACGTATCGAAATTGGTGTGCAGCGTCAGTTGGCGCGGGTGGTTGATACCATGTCAACCTATGAACCAAGGTCAGATATATCCTTGTTTAACCAGGCGCCGGTAGATACTTGGGTTTCCGTATCAGCCGATGTCGCGACGGTCGTGGCTGCTGCCTTGGATGTTGCTGAAAAATCACGCGGAGCCTTCGAGCCGACTATTTTGCCGCTGGTGAATATCTGGGGTTTTGGTCCACTGGATCGGCCGGAAGAAGTGCCGACTGAAGTCGAATTGGCACAAGCCATGGATTTGTTAGGCTGGGAGGCCGTCGAAGTACGCATGGACCCGCCAGCGTTGCGCAAGACCGCGCCGCGCGAGCTGGATCTGTCAGCTATCGCTAAAGGTTACGGCGCCGATGTGGTCGCGGAATATTTGCGTTCATTAGGTTATAATAGTTTTCTCGTCGAGCTCGGCGGGGATATGCGTATCTCGGGTGCTAAGCCTGATGGTTCGCCGTGGCGCGTAGGTATCGAAACGCCGGAAGAGGGCATAGCGCGCAGTGCCTACCGTGTGCTTGAGTTTTTTGATGATGCGGCGCTGGTAACCAGCGGTGATTATCGTAACTATTTCGAAGTCGATGGGGTGCGTTACTCTCACACCATTGATCCACGTACCGGTTATCCGGTGAGACACAACATGGTGTCAGTGTCAGTGATGGCAGAGAATGCCATGTTGGCGGATGCATGGGCAACGGCCTTGGTGTCTGTAGGGCCTGAACAGGCTCGTGTGCTCGCTGATACATATGGCCTATCGATCTATTTGATCGAGCGGGTCGCTGGCGAGTTTGTCGAATACATGACAGGTGAGTTCACGCGTTTAATGAGCGCAGGAGAATAG
- the nqrF gene encoding NADH:ubiquinone reductase (Na(+)-transporting) subunit F, translated as MALEIILGVAVFIIAVLLLVGVILGARSQLVNSGEVSIEINEDHDKAITTEAGGKLLNTLAENGIFLSSACGGGGSCAQCRCIVMEGGGEALPTEASAFTKGELKAGWRLACQVPVKQNMKIEVEPEFFGVKRWECDVVSNPNVATFIKELTLKLPEGENVDFRAGGYVQLEAPPHTVKYSDFDIEEEYRGDWDKFGVFKYVSKVDETVIRAYSMANYPEERGLVKFNIRIASPPPGTDFPPGQMSSYVFSLKPGDKMAIYGPFGEFFAKDTDAEMVFIGGGAGMAPMRSHIFDQLLRLKSKRKISFWYGARSLREAFYVEEFDKLAAENENFEWHLALSDALPEDNWTGKTGFIHNVLYENYLRDHEAPEDVEYYMCGPPMMNAACIKMLKDLGVEDDNILLDDFGG; from the coding sequence ATGGCTTTAGAAATTATTCTGGGCGTCGCCGTCTTCATCATTGCCGTACTGCTGTTGGTCGGTGTGATTTTGGGTGCGCGTTCGCAGCTGGTTAATTCTGGCGAAGTAAGCATCGAGATCAACGAAGATCACGACAAAGCAATCACCACCGAAGCGGGCGGCAAGCTGCTCAACACGTTGGCGGAGAACGGGATTTTCCTGAGTTCTGCCTGTGGTGGTGGTGGTTCATGCGCACAGTGCCGCTGCATCGTTATGGAAGGTGGTGGTGAAGCCCTGCCTACCGAGGCTTCAGCCTTCACCAAAGGTGAGTTGAAAGCGGGCTGGCGTCTGGCGTGTCAGGTGCCGGTTAAGCAAAACATGAAGATCGAGGTTGAACCTGAGTTCTTCGGTGTTAAGCGTTGGGAATGCGACGTTGTCTCTAACCCGAACGTGGCGACCTTCATCAAGGAACTGACACTGAAATTGCCAGAAGGCGAGAACGTTGACTTCCGTGCCGGTGGTTACGTGCAGCTGGAAGCGCCGCCGCATACGGTGAAATACTCTGATTTTGATATCGAAGAAGAGTACCGTGGCGACTGGGACAAGTTCGGCGTCTTCAAATACGTGTCTAAAGTGGATGAGACGGTTATCCGTGCTTATTCAATGGCGAACTACCCGGAAGAGCGTGGATTGGTGAAATTCAATATTCGTATTGCATCACCACCGCCGGGCACAGACTTCCCGCCAGGGCAGATGTCTTCTTATGTGTTTAGCCTGAAGCCGGGCGATAAGATGGCCATCTACGGGCCTTTTGGTGAGTTCTTCGCGAAAGACACCGACGCTGAAATGGTGTTCATTGGCGGTGGTGCTGGTATGGCGCCTATGCGTTCGCACATCTTTGACCAGCTGCTGCGCTTGAAGTCTAAGCGTAAGATTTCTTTCTGGTACGGTGCGCGTTCTTTGCGTGAAGCATTCTACGTCGAGGAATTCGACAAGCTGGCCGCCGAGAATGAGAACTTTGAGTGGCATTTGGCGTTGAGTGATGCCTTGCCTGAAGATAATTGGACAGGCAAGACGGGCTTTATCCATAACGTATTGTACGAAAACTACCTGCGTGATCATGAAGCGCCGGAAGACGTTGAGTACTATATGTGTGGTCCGCCAATGATGAACGCCGCCTGTATCAAGATGTTGAAAGACTTGGGTGTGGAAGACGACAACATCCTGCTTGACGACTTTGGCGGTTAA
- a CDS encoding SCP2 sterol-binding domain-containing protein yields the protein MTSMTDQFAAFQSRFNPSAAEDLEEVFQFDVDGKTFYIAVNDGTCDMAEGEHDDPSVTLSLSEDTMKDLMAGETNGMQAFMSGSLKVEGNMMLATKLGDLFGL from the coding sequence ATGACCAGCATGACAGATCAATTTGCGGCCTTCCAGTCACGTTTCAACCCCAGCGCTGCAGAAGACCTTGAAGAAGTGTTTCAATTCGACGTTGACGGTAAGACTTTCTATATCGCAGTGAACGATGGCACCTGCGACATGGCCGAAGGCGAACACGACGATCCTAGCGTTACGCTGAGCTTGTCAGAAGACACCATGAAAGACCTGATGGCGGGTGAAACCAATGGCATGCAAGCCTTTATGAGTGGCTCACTGAAAGTAGAAGGCAACATGATGCTGGCGACTAAATTGGGCGATTTGTTCGGCTTGTAA
- the dusA gene encoding tRNA dihydrouridine(20/20a) synthase DusA — MPVVLNRRFTTAPMMDWSDRHCRYFWRQITDHAVLYTEMVTTGALIHGSDPHRFLDFNTEEQPVALQLGGHEPADLAQCAMMAQTWGYNEVNLNVGCPSDRVQNGMIGAVLMGHADLVRDGVKAMLDTVDIPVTVKHRIGIDDLDSYEFLRDFVGTVSESGCQTFIVHARKAILSGLSPKQNREVPPLDYARVYQLKRDFPDLEILINGGLKTLDDCAAQLEHLDGVMVGREAWHNPMLLAQVDGRFYGSHTAPRSATEVAERMLPYLEAQLTSGQRLNHVIKPLFNLFHECTGARQYRRYLSEHAHVKGAGIEVFLAALDKVSPNLEAVESVCHES, encoded by the coding sequence GTGCCTGTTGTTTTGAATCGTCGCTTTACTACTGCTCCTATGATGGACTGGTCTGATCGGCATTGCCGCTATTTTTGGCGTCAGATTACCGATCACGCAGTGCTTTATACCGAAATGGTCACCACCGGCGCCTTAATCCACGGCAGTGATCCACATCGATTTCTCGATTTCAATACCGAGGAACAACCCGTAGCCTTGCAACTGGGCGGACATGAGCCAGCCGACCTGGCACAGTGTGCCATGATGGCGCAAACTTGGGGCTACAACGAAGTTAATCTGAACGTTGGCTGCCCCAGTGACCGTGTGCAAAACGGCATGATCGGGGCCGTGCTTATGGGCCATGCCGACCTGGTACGCGACGGCGTTAAAGCGATGCTGGATACGGTAGACATTCCCGTGACGGTCAAACACCGTATTGGTATCGACGATCTCGACAGCTATGAATTTCTGCGCGACTTCGTCGGCACGGTCAGTGAGAGTGGTTGCCAGACATTTATCGTGCATGCGCGCAAGGCTATTCTGTCAGGGCTCAGTCCAAAGCAAAACCGCGAGGTACCGCCGCTGGACTATGCTCGTGTCTATCAGTTAAAACGGGACTTTCCCGACTTGGAAATACTGATAAACGGCGGCTTAAAAACACTCGACGACTGCGCCGCACAGCTAGAACACCTGGATGGCGTCATGGTCGGCCGCGAAGCTTGGCACAACCCTATGCTCTTAGCGCAGGTCGACGGTCGATTCTATGGCAGTCACACAGCGCCTCGCTCAGCGACAGAGGTTGCTGAGCGCATGCTACCCTATCTGGAAGCACAATTGACCAGCGGTCAACGTTTAAACCACGTGATTAAACCGCTGTTTAATCTGTTTCATGAATGCACGGGCGCGCGCCAATATCGCCGCTATTTAAGCGAGCACGCCCACGTAAAGGGTGCCGGCATTGAGGTGTTTCTTGCTGCCTTAGATAAGGTATCACCCAATTTGGAAGCCGTAGAGTCCGTATGCCACGAGAGCTAA